The DNA region GATGCTCTGGCCGCCCACGAGGCACAACTCGAGGCCTTCAAGGCAGAGCTCTCCGCGATGGACACCGAACTCGAGATCGCGTCGCAGCAGTACGACGCGGCCTCCGACCAGCTCAACCAGCTCAACAGCCGAGTCAGCGCGGCAACCGCGGACATGGCCGCCGCGCAGAAGGCCTACGCCTTCCAGTCCGACATCCTGGGCAAGCGCGCCAGTTCCATGTACAAGGATGGAACGCTGGGGGGCGTGGAGGTTCTGCTCGACTCCAAGTCGGTCACCGACTTCGTCGCGCGGGTCAAGTTCCTCAACACGGTCGGTCTGGCCGACGCCTCGGCGGCTGACTCGCTCAAGGCCCAGAAGGACCAGATGCAGCAGCAGCTCAACGACTTGAAGAACTCACAGGAGCAGGCTCAGTCGCTCGAGTTCGAGATGGCTGCGCGCAAGATTGAGGTGCAGCTGCGCATCACCGAGCGTCAGCAGATGATGGCGGACACCGAGGGTAATCTCTCCAGCTTGCTCAACACCGAGGCTTCGCGCCGCGACGCCGAGCAGTCCACTCTGCTACAGCAGGTCCTGTCCGGCGCGAACAAGGCCGGCATCGTCGTGGTCCCGGGCTCGCCGGTTGAGACCGCCCTCGCCTACCACGGCATCCCGTACGTCTGGGGCGGTGCGACTCCCGCCGGCTTTGACTGCTCGGGCCTGATCATGTACGTCTTCGCCCAGCATGGCGTGAACCTGCCGCACTACTCGGGCTCGCAGTTCCAGCTCGGCGAGAAGATCGACCTTTCGGCCATCCAGCCTAACGACGTGGTGTTCTTCGGCAATCCCGTCCACCACGTGGGCATGTACGTCGGCGGCGGCTACTTCATCGAAGCTCCGTATACCGGCTCCTACGTCAGGATTTCGAAGCTCTCTAGCCGCAACGACATCGCCGGCGTCCGCCGCTACGCATGGGTGCCGCGTGTCGGAGCCCCCAAGGGCGCCGTGAGCAGCGTTTCCAGCGCTCTGAACTCCGTCAAGTAACAACGGCACCAACACGATCGCCCGAAGCCCCGCCCACTGCGGGGCTTCTTGGTTTGAGGGCTTGGGCACGTAGAACTCGGCGAGTCGCGCTTGGCGCTCTATCTCGCACGACGCATTTTGGGAGGAACGCTTGAAGGACATCATCGCCGCAGCCCTCGAGGCCGCGACCGCAGCCGGCTCCACGTACGCCGACGTGCGCGTAGTGGATACGGCCGAGGAGGAGATCGGCGTGGCATCCGGAGTCGTCGAGGGCGTCGAGCGCTCCGACAGCTTCGGCCTGGGGGTGCGTGCCATCGCCGACGGCGCCTGGGGCTTTGCGTCGAGCAATGTCGTGACGCCCCAAAGCGCCGTGCGGGTCGCCCGCGAAGCCGTCGCGATCGCGCGTGCCTCGGCGCTCGTCGCGAGCGCACCGGTGCACTTGGCGCCGGTCGAGTCCGCGCACGGCACGTGGTCATCGCGAGCCGAGATCGACCCCTTTGCCATCTCGCTCGAGGACAAGCTCACACTGCTTTTCGCCGCCGATGAGGCGCTTCGCAGCCAGCCTGCCGTCACTCTGACCAAGGCCGAGCTGAGCTTCCGTCGCCAGCACTGGTGGTTCGGTTCCAGCGAGGGAGCCATGATCGAGCAGACCGCAATCGAGTCCGGCGCGAGCATCGTGGCCTACGCTGTGGAGGACGGCGAGGTGGTGAGCCGCTCGTATCCCAATAGCCACGGCGGCGGTTGGTCACAGGCCGGCTGGGAGTACGTTGTCGGTCTGGACCTTGTCGGCCATGCTCCCCGGGTCGCCGAGCAGGCGGCCGCACTGCTTTGCGCCCCGTACGTCGAGGCGGGAACGCGCGACCTGATCATCGACGCCAGCCAGATGTCGCTGCAGGTGCACGAGTCGATCGGCCACCCCACCGAACTCGATCGGGTGCTCGGCGAAGAGGCTGCGTTCGCGGGAACGTCGTTCGTGACGCTCGACGACATCGGCAGCCTCAAGTACGGAAGCGAGTTCGTGACGGTCACGAGCGATGGCACCGTGCCTGGGTCGCTCGGCAGCTTTGGGTGGGATGACGAAGGCGTACCGGCGCAACGCGACTACATCGTTCGCGAAGGCATCCTTCAGGGCCTCCAGAGCTCGCGTGAGACCGCGCCGGCAATCGGGCGGACCAGCAACGGTTGCATGCGTGCCGACGGCTGGAATCGCATCCCACTCGTCCGCATGACCACTGTCTCGCTCGAGCCGGGCACGTGGGGCTTCGATGAGTTGGTCGCCGACACCGAGGGTGGCCTCTACATCGAGACCAACAACTCGTGGTCGATCGACGACAAGCGGCTCAACTTCCAGTTCGCCACCGAGATCGGCTGGGAGATCGAGAACGGGCGACTAGGCCGCGTGGTCCGCCAACCCAACTACACCGGCATCACGCCTCACTTCTGGGGCAGCTGCGACGCCGTGTGCTCCCGAGATCACTGGAGTGTGTGGGGCTTGGCCAACTGCGGCAAAGGCGAGCCGATGCAGGTTGCCCGCGTCGCCCATGGCGCCGCTCCCGCGCGCTTCCGCAACGTACAGGTTGGAGTTGGTCGTCGATGATGACGCCGGAGCAGGCTCGCGAACTGGCCCGTCGCGTCGTCGCCCTCACCGCAGCCGACCAGGCAGAGTGTTTCGTCGCCGCCGAGACCAACGCGCTGACGCGCTTCGCCAACAGCCGGATCAACCAGAACGTCGCCGAGGAAGACGCGCTCATCAGCGTGCGCGCGGTCGTGGGCAAGCGAGTGGGTGTCGCGTCCACCAACCGCCTCGACGACGAGTCGCTACGCCGTGCCACGGAGGCCGCGGTCACGGCGGCACGCGTCTCGCCGGAGGACCCCGAGTTCCTCGGATTGCCCGGCCCTGCGCTTGTCACAATGCCCCAGCGCGCCTTCGCCGCTACCCGCGGTTTCGACGCCGAGGCCCGCGCCCGCGCTGCCGGCGCCATCATCGAGCAGTCCTCGGCGCACGGCCTATCGGCAGCCGGCAAAGTACGCGCCGCCGAGCACGTGACCGCCGTGGCCAACTCGCTGGGTGTCGACGTCGGCATGGCCGTTACCGGCGCGCAGGCAACCGTGCTCTCGGCAGGGCACGACGGTGGGAGCGGGTGGGCAAGCTTCCTGGACGCCGACGCAGCCAACCTGACACCCGACACGCTTGGCCGCGTCGCGGCCGACCTCGCGTTGCGCTCGGCGAGCCCGGGCGCGCTGGTCGCAGGCACGTATACGGTGGTACTTGGGCCTGAGGCCGTAGCCGACATCCTCGACTTCCTCGCGTACGTGGGGTTCTCGGCCAAGGCGGTCGACGAGGGGCGCTCGTTCATGAGCGGACGCTCGGGCCAGAAGCTGATGAGCGAACTGGTCTCGATCGCCGACGACGCGCTCGGCGGCCATGCGATGGGCACGACATTCGACTTCGAGGGGCAGCCGAAAGTGCGCGTGCCGCTAGTCGAGCGCGGCGTGATCGGGCAACCCGTGACGGACTCGTACTGGGCGGCCAAGCTTGGCGTAGCGAACACCGGGCACGCACTCCCTGCGCCAAACACCTATGGGCCGATGCCGGCCAACCTGGAAGTCGCCGCGGGTGACGCGACCCTCGACGAGCTGATTGGCAGCGTGAAGAGCGGCGTGTACGTCACACGCTTCCACTACGTCAACGTCGAAGACCCTATCAGCGTGCTGCTCACGGGCATGACGCGCGACGGAACGTTCGCTATCGAGAACGGCAAGCTCGGCAGGCCGCTTAAGAATCTGCGGTTCACTCAGAGCGCTGTCGACGCTCTCGCCAACTGCCAAGGCGTGACGCGCGAGCGCACGTTCGTAGGCACTGAGGAGGGCGCCTCGTACGTTCCGGCGCTGCTGCTTGGCACGTTCGCGTTCACCGGGCAGACGGCCTAGAGACGGCGACGCGAACCGGCCCGACATCGCCAAGACACAAGAGGGCCCCGGCGAGCTTCACACGCCGGGGCCTCCATGAGTTCTCGGTCGCCCGGAGGGGCGTCCGGACGGACCAAGAGTGCTCAGTCCGCGACCCTCGCAAGCGAGGGCTGCAACATAGAGGATTGTCGACCGAATCCGGCGCGGACTTTAGGGTGTAGCCGCAGCTCAGGGCTGTTTCTTGATTGGCGGCGCTTCGCGATGGCAGCCGCGACAGTTCTGCTTCTGCACCTCGGTGATCTTGGGATGGTGCTGCGGCATCTTCTTGGAATCGAGCTGCGCCTTGGTCAGTGCCGGTGGAGCGCCACATCCCGACAGGCCCAGCACGGTGCAGGCCAGAGTCAGGGCCACCACAACCTCGATCCCGCGTCTGCTCATCGGTCCCCCGTCGTCATCCTGGTGGCAGCTGGCTGCATTCGCGCGGCAGTCGCAAAGTCATCCGAACGGCGACAGTGTAGCGCCTCGAGCAGCGAGTAGGCACGGTGCGTGCGTATAATCGGCAACATCGAATCCCCCGCCCGCGCGGATTGTTGCGTGGGCATGCACAAGAAGGCGCCTCTAAACTGACTTCCCTTCACTCAAATCCCGAGCGTTCATCTGCGGCTGAGACGCCGTGCCAACAGTGCGAGGCCGCGCTTTGAGGCCGCGGCACAGTGCCCGCTACGGCCATCGGCGCGACGGCGGAGTGCGCCAGATTCGCAGCGATGGTGGCGTGCACTATCCGGGCGTCGATCTGCCCGCAGACGTTGCCGCCGAGACCGGAGGCGCCACGCCCGACTCGGCGATTGACGACGGCCGACGCCTGTCGCCCGCTCGCGACACCGGCCTCGAGATCTCGAGCCGCGTGTCTCGGCAGCAGGACAGCGCGGCCCGTCGGCAGCGCACGACCGTCATCGTCTCCATCGTCGCAGTCGCCGTCCTCATCTCGGCGGCGATTGGTTGGCGCTACGTCTCCGACCGTATGGCCGCGGCGTCTCCACTGACGGCCGAGACCGCCTCCGGCAAGGTCGTGGGCAACATCGCGCAGACGCTCTCGGGACATGGCTCGACGACTTCGGCGTCGGTGCACGCAGCCGCCACGCCCATCTTTGCGTACTACGGCAAGCTGAAGCTCCACCTACCGATTCCGCTGGCGGACCTCACCGAGATCGGCTTTCATCAGGCCTCGTACGGCTACGCGCTTCGCATGAAGACAACGATGAAGGACGCCAACCTTGCCTTGGCGGCCAAGAACAAGTCGACCGGCCGAAACATCTCCAAGCAGCCGTCGGGTCCCGATGCGGTCATGACCGGCTACGTGATCCGCATGTGGCGCAACCGACCGGGCCGGCCCGACACGGCGGCCGACGTTGGAGCTCTCGCCGGCACGACGGTGCTCGCTCCGGTCAACGGCACCGTCATCAAGATCAAGCCGTACCTCTTGTACGGCAAGTATCCCGACTACGAGCTGCACATCCACCCGGACGGCACGTCGGGGTTGGACCTCGTGATGATTCACCTGACCAACCTCACGGCGCATGTGGGCGACCATGTCGACGCGGGTGTCACTCCACTGGCTCGGGTGCGCAAGCTCTCCGACAAGTTCCACGACCAGCTGGCCGACTACACAGTTGGCGGCGGCGACCACGTTCACATCCAGGTCAACAACATCTACTACAAGGGCTACAAGGGTCTGATCGGCGCGATTACGGTGCCGCGCTCACCGGGCGTTGCTAGCACGACCGGCGGGACATCGACGCCAGTGGGCGCCTCAAGCGGCTCGGATGACAGCGGTAGCGACGACTCCGCCAACGGGGACTAGCGGGTCGTCAGGCGGTTGGCTCGCCGCCGGGCTGCACGACTGGCGGGGTGTCGTGGGAAGCCGTCTCCTCGCTCGCGAGCGGAGCGGTGGTTGGCTCGGCGGTCTCGGCGCTGGCTCGCTCGATGAAGCCGCGGAATCGACGATCGAACTCGGAGCGCACCAGCATCACTCGGCGATCGCACCCTCGGCACTTCAGGCCGATATCGGCGCCCACGCGCACAATCTCCCACTCGTTGGTGCCGCATGGATGCGGCTTCTTGAGCTTGACGACATCGCCAAGTTTCACGGGTGTGATGGGGACGGCCATGCGCGCCTTTCTGCGGTTTCGGCTCAGATATGCACTCAACGTGCAGCTCTCGCAGCGTGCGGTGCGGTATAACGGAGTATAGCGCCCGCCGATTCGCGGGAACGCCATGACTAGCGACCCTGCGCGAGAGGCTTTCGCGCACGACTTGGAGGTTGGCCCGCATGAAGACTCCAGCCGTGCTGTCCGTTCTGGGCGGGGACTGCGTCGGCATTGTCGCCGCGGTCTCGAGCGCGCTTTCCGAAGCGCACGCCAACATCGAGGACATCCGACAGACCATCATCGGCGGCATCTTCTCGATGACGATGCTCGTGACCGTCGATGAAGAAGCTACGGCCTTCGACGTGCTGCAGAAACGCCTCGCCGAGATCGGCGAGAAGATGGGTCTGCAGATCACGCTGCAGCGCGAGGACGTCTTCCGCTATATGCACCGAATCTAGTACGTCGCTCGCGCGCCGTGCCCTACGCTGCCCCGGTCCCATGCCTCGTCCCTGCCGCCACGCATTGCAACGGAGGTCGCTCGTGATTTCACCCGAGGAGATCGTCGAGACACTCACGATGATCACCCAGCAGAACCTCGACGTCCGAACGGTGACGCTGGGTCTGTCGCTGTCCAGCTGCGCCGACAACGACATCGACGTCATGGCGCGCAAGGTCTACGACCGCGTCACGTCCGCCGCCGAGCGTCTGGTTCCGGTCGCGGAGCAGATCGAGCGCGAGTTCGGCATCCCGATCGTCAACAAGCGCATCTCGGTGACACCCATCGCCAAGCTCGCCTCGGCCACTACGGCCGAGGACATCTCGCCGCTCGCGCTCGCACTCGACCGCGCGGCGCACGAGGTAGGTGTCGACTTCATCGGCGGGTTCTCGGCGCTTGTTCAGAAGGGTACTGGCGACGGCGACCGGCGGCTCATTGCATCGATTCCCAGCGCGCTGGCGGCCACGGAGCGCGTGTGCGCGTCGGTCAACGTCGCGACCACTCGCGCGGGCATCAATATGGACGCGGTCCTGCAGATGGCGCACATCGTCCGAGCCACCGCCGAGGCGACCTCCGATCGCGACTGCATCGGCTGCGCCAAGCTGGTCGTCTTCGCCAACATGGTCGAGGACAACCCGTTCATGGCAGGCGCCGTGCACGGCACTGGCGAACCGGACGAAGTCGTCAACGTGGGCATCTCGGGCCCGGGCGTCGTGCGCGCAATCCTGGCGTCCATGTCCGAGGAGGCAGACCTCACCGCTATCGCCGAGGCGATCAAGGCGACGTCGTTCAAGATCACGCGCGTGGGCGAGCTCGTGGCGAGAGAGGCCGCCAAACGCCTTGGGGTCGCCATGGGCATCGTCGACCTCTCGCTGGCCCCCACACCTGCTGAGGGTGACTCGGTGGCCGAGATCATTGAGGCGATGGGGGTCGGCCGCTGCGGCGGTCCGGGCACGACAGCGGCGCTCGCTCTGCTCAACGACGCGGTCAAGAAGGGCGGCGCGATGGGCACGAGCTCGATCGGTGGCTTGTCCGGCGCCTTCATCCCTGTGAGCGAGGACCAGGGCATGATCCGCGCCGCCGAGTCCGGCGCTCTGTCTATCGAGAAGCTCGAGGCAATGACAGCGGTGTGCTCGGTGGGACTCGACATGATCGCGATTCCGGGCGACACCACGGCCGAGACCATCGCCGGGATCATCGCCGACGAGTGCGCCATCGGTGTCATCAACTCGAAGACCACCGCAGTGCGACTCATTCCGGCGATCGGCAAGGGGGTCGGCGAGCGGCTGAAGTTCGGGGGGCTGCTCGGCGAGGCACCGGTCATGGCGGTCAACGAGTGGGCTGGCACTGTCTTCGCCCGCCGAGGCGGCCGCTTCCCCGCCCCTCTGCAGTCTCTGCGCAACTGACGCCACTCTGATACCACTCGTTGCGCCCGCGGCGGGTTCTTGCGTGCCGCTCGCAGGGCGCTCCGGAGAGTCCAGGCCGCACGGAGCCACGCCGCGGCCGGAGCTTGAGTGACTTGCGACACAACCGTTCTTCCCCTCCAATCGACCGCTTAGCGGATTGCTGTTGAGCACGGTTAATTGGGAGCCGATGACTCTCCTGCGCAGGAAAAGCACGGCACACACGTAGCTCGCTCCTCGCAGGCAAAAAGCCATATCTTATCGGAGTATTTGGAGGGGTCATGAAGAAGAGTCTGATCTTGGGCGTGCTCGTAGGCGCGGTCCTGTTCGCCAGTGCCGCCAGCTATGCCGCGGCCGACACCGCCACCATCACCAAGGTGGGTTCGGGTACCACCGCTCAGACCGCGACCGACACGGTCACGGTCAAGACGACGATCAACCCGAAGCTGGTCCTCACCGTCGTCACGCCGGCCGCCTCGCAGACCGTCGACTTCGGCACGCTCGACCCGGGCACCGTCACCGGCACCCAGCCCGTCAGCCTGACCGTTTCGTCCAACAAGACCTACAACATCACAATCGCCAAGGTCGGCGACGCGGCAATCGG from Coriobacteriia bacterium includes:
- a CDS encoding NlpC/P60 family protein, which codes for MRNGLHRIGAKQIGVLVLAALLLSCAPAFAETTSTANSTATSSTPSSTKAATKSTSSSSSSQDSSAIKTPVDAKTQAFRDALAAHEAQLEAFKAELSAMDTELEIASQQYDAASDQLNQLNSRVSAATADMAAAQKAYAFQSDILGKRASSMYKDGTLGGVEVLLDSKSVTDFVARVKFLNTVGLADASAADSLKAQKDQMQQQLNDLKNSQEQAQSLEFEMAARKIEVQLRITERQQMMADTEGNLSSLLNTEASRRDAEQSTLLQQVLSGANKAGIVVVPGSPVETALAYHGIPYVWGGATPAGFDCSGLIMYVFAQHGVNLPHYSGSQFQLGEKIDLSAIQPNDVVFFGNPVHHVGMYVGGGYFIEAPYTGSYVRISKLSSRNDIAGVRRYAWVPRVGAPKGAVSSVSSALNSVK
- a CDS encoding TldD/PmbA family protein, producing MKDIIAAALEAATAAGSTYADVRVVDTAEEEIGVASGVVEGVERSDSFGLGVRAIADGAWGFASSNVVTPQSAVRVAREAVAIARASALVASAPVHLAPVESAHGTWSSRAEIDPFAISLEDKLTLLFAADEALRSQPAVTLTKAELSFRRQHWWFGSSEGAMIEQTAIESGASIVAYAVEDGEVVSRSYPNSHGGGWSQAGWEYVVGLDLVGHAPRVAEQAAALLCAPYVEAGTRDLIIDASQMSLQVHESIGHPTELDRVLGEEAAFAGTSFVTLDDIGSLKYGSEFVTVTSDGTVPGSLGSFGWDDEGVPAQRDYIVREGILQGLQSSRETAPAIGRTSNGCMRADGWNRIPLVRMTTVSLEPGTWGFDELVADTEGGLYIETNNSWSIDDKRLNFQFATEIGWEIENGRLGRVVRQPNYTGITPHFWGSCDAVCSRDHWSVWGLANCGKGEPMQVARVAHGAAPARFRNVQVGVGRR
- a CDS encoding TldD/PmbA family protein; amino-acid sequence: MMTPEQARELARRVVALTAADQAECFVAAETNALTRFANSRINQNVAEEDALISVRAVVGKRVGVASTNRLDDESLRRATEAAVTAARVSPEDPEFLGLPGPALVTMPQRAFAATRGFDAEARARAAGAIIEQSSAHGLSAAGKVRAAEHVTAVANSLGVDVGMAVTGAQATVLSAGHDGGSGWASFLDADAANLTPDTLGRVAADLALRSASPGALVAGTYTVVLGPEAVADILDFLAYVGFSAKAVDEGRSFMSGRSGQKLMSELVSIADDALGGHAMGTTFDFEGQPKVRVPLVERGVIGQPVTDSYWAAKLGVANTGHALPAPNTYGPMPANLEVAAGDATLDELIGSVKSGVYVTRFHYVNVEDPISVLLTGMTRDGTFAIENGKLGRPLKNLRFTQSAVDALANCQGVTRERTFVGTEEGASYVPALLLGTFAFTGQTA
- a CDS encoding ACT domain-containing protein encodes the protein MKTPAVLSVLGGDCVGIVAAVSSALSEAHANIEDIRQTIIGGIFSMTMLVTVDEEATAFDVLQKRLAEIGEKMGLQITLQREDVFRYMHRI
- a CDS encoding PFL family protein, with translation MPRPCRHALQRRSLVISPEEIVETLTMITQQNLDVRTVTLGLSLSSCADNDIDVMARKVYDRVTSAAERLVPVAEQIEREFGIPIVNKRISVTPIAKLASATTAEDISPLALALDRAAHEVGVDFIGGFSALVQKGTGDGDRRLIASIPSALAATERVCASVNVATTRAGINMDAVLQMAHIVRATAEATSDRDCIGCAKLVVFANMVEDNPFMAGAVHGTGEPDEVVNVGISGPGVVRAILASMSEEADLTAIAEAIKATSFKITRVGELVAREAAKRLGVAMGIVDLSLAPTPAEGDSVAEIIEAMGVGRCGGPGTTAALALLNDAVKKGGAMGTSSIGGLSGAFIPVSEDQGMIRAAESGALSIEKLEAMTAVCSVGLDMIAIPGDTTAETIAGIIADECAIGVINSKTTAVRLIPAIGKGVGERLKFGGLLGEAPVMAVNEWAGTVFARRGGRFPAPLQSLRN